In the Drosophila willistoni isolate 14030-0811.24 chromosome 3R, UCI_dwil_1.1, whole genome shotgun sequence genome, CAAACAATGAGTCGGTGTCATCGGCCATGGATGAATCGATGTTGCCGTCTACTTCTGCCAATTCTGCAGCTCCGCGTCCTGGCTCTATGGTTCGAGTACCTGAGCCATCCCGTTCACACTCGCGCAACTCGTCGTGGGATCTGCGCTGTGGTCGGGCCAGCACCAGTGGCAACAATGTCTCCAATCCTACCGGAGCACCTATGCTGCACTCGAGAAATCCTTCGTTGGATTTTATGCGACACTCACGCAACTCATCCGCTGATCTAAACAAAGTGATTAGGAACGAGGTGGGCATGGTCTTCAGTCCCACCCAAACGTCCAATTGGGTGGATCCTCTGCGTGTGCAGATTATAAAGGCCCATCAGAACTGGATTGCCGTGGCATATGCTCATTTTGTTATCTGCTACCGGGTGAAGGACTCCAATGGATGGCAGCAGGTGTTCACATCTCCCCACATTGATGCCCCCATCGAGAGAATAGCCATCAATTCCAAGGTGAATACATCAACGGCTGAGCCGATTCccagcaaaatggtggccaTCTCTTATGGCAGTCAAATTCGATTATGGAGTATTCAAGATGTGGGAGGCCAAAAGACCGATATTGGCATTTTCAATCTCAATGTTCGAGTGGAATATCTCTTCTTTATAGGAAGCCAGCTCGTAGCTCTATCATCCTCAGGCAAAATTGGCGTCTGGCATGCGATGACTCAGCACTGGCAGATCCAGGATCTGGTGCCTGTCCTGTCCTTTGACTCGGCTGGCTCTTTCTTGTTGTTGGGTTGCAACAATGGATCCATCTACTACATAGATATGCAGAAATTCCCTTTACGTATGAAAGACAATGATTTGCTGGTTACCGAACTGTATAAGGATGCCACTCTGGATCCCATTACCGCAATTTCCGTTTATTTGACCCCCAAGACTTCGAGCATCAGCGGCAATTGGATTGAAATTGCTTATGGAACGAAGTCGGGTGCCGTCCGTATTATTGTCCAGCATCCAGAAACTGCAGGCCATGGGCCACATCTCTTTGAGACATTCTTCGTCCATCAGAGTCCCGTCACCAAAGTGATGCTGTCAGAGAAATATCTAGTATCCGTATGCAGCGAGTATCATCATGTGCGCACCTGGAGTTTAACACGTTTTCGAGGAATGCTTTCCACACAGCCGGGCTCCACGCCAGAGGCATCTTTCAAGATTGTATCGCTGGAGGCCACAGATTCCAATTCTAGTTATGCGGCTGGTAATGATTTTGGTCCCTATGGCGACTATGAAGACATGATCTTTGTACAGAAAGTCGTTCCTGAGACGGATCAACTGTATGTGCGTCTAGCATCCAACGGAGATCGTGTCTGCGTCATTCGCTCTGTGGATAGCTCCACTATATCATCGTTTTGCGTTCACGAATGCGAAGTTGCCTCGCGCATGGGCTCACGATTTATACTCACAGGCCATTGTAATGGCGCTATTCAAATGTGGGATCTAACCACTGCATTATCACTTCTTTCCAAGGATGAACCCCAGCAGAAAACCAACGGCGGACCCGACACCAATGAGCTTCTCCGCCTGTTGGATCAATGCGAAATCTCAAATTCTTTATGCTCAACACCTTGTATGTCACCGTGTCTATCAACTCTGGGCAACGGCTCTGGACTGGCCTACACATCCATAGCCCGAATGAAGGCCAGCAACATAGCGTTGCTGAATCGGGAGCACCAGAtgccgccaccaccaccatcgcCAGCGCAAGTCCAGATGCAgggacaacaacagcaacagctagcagcggcggcagcagctgcGGTAGCAGTAGCTCCTGCTCCTGCACCGGCTCCGTCTGCTGCTCCTCCAGTTGTAATACCCATGATCGATGGCAACAACGAATGAAACGTGGAAGTGGCAGCTTCTTCAGCGCTTGTCGGGCGCGTTTCATCGATTACATTTCCTAGGTGTGGCATGATCTACGATTATCAAATTATATTCCTGCAGTTCACATTCTGCGCCCTCCTTTACGTCTGCTTATTGCGAATCTGGCGGGGCACAGTgcctaataataataataataatagtaattgAACTGCAAAATTTAgcatttaaatcaaaaatgaaataatctCCATTTTAATTCGTGCTCGATGTCCtggaaacaaaaatttaaccgAAATGTATCCTCGTCAAAAATGTTATGTGAACCTAAAGGGagatttctttatttcttcaattttttctctttttttttttgctaactTTGTTGTAGTTAAAGTTGTGGAATTTAGTTAAATTAATATGAACCAGAGTATAAGACTTCTGTAAACGAtctttatataatatatatacacacatataccaCATTAGTAAAACATAATGCACAATTTGGAATGGGATTCTTGCACTATAAAATCGAATGAATAGATATGTTAAAACTATTGctataaaaactatatatatttgaattatCAACTGTGActaattttttcttcaatatTCATCATTCAATTCatatttccttttgttaaaCAATTGATCCAACTGTTCATTTGAATTAGCTAACGAATTTAATTTAGTGCAAACATCCCATAAACAATATCAAATCAGCCGTGTACAGGTCATGTTGTAAACCAGAATTCAATATGCATATGTAATAAATATTAGTTATACACAAATTAAATCAACATGTCTATTTAGATTTGTTGTTCCGGTACCGACTGTCCTTAGCTTAAACCAAGGTCTTTGACTTATCATTTCAAGAATAATTGTCCACAGATAATGGCTTTTCCagataaaataacaaaaattcaaatgcaacGGCTTTTTGAGTCATCAATAATTTATTCAACCATTAAGTTTAGTTTCTCGATGCTTGGGAATACTTGAAAAGTGTTTTAACATTTAGCAATTACACGGATTATACTTGGATTATCTTCTCGGATATCATAACTTAGGTATGTATCATCAATAAAGTAAAAAGCAGCAAAAACgccaaaacatacaaaaatatatacctatacGTAATCTCTATATACTCTATTATCCgctccttttttgttttttattttttttttgttttttaaatatcaaTGCCTAAAATAACCCGACACATCGGAACGTTTCTGGCTTAtcaatttaaacaaatgttttgCGTCTCAAGTGGAGCGCTTTGTTCagtttgaattcaatttaCCTAAATTAGGACGCAAC is a window encoding:
- the LOC6651280 gene encoding BTB/POZ domain-containing protein KCTD3; translated protein: MSHFMHSATSDLVHLNVGGQRFSTSRQTLTWIPDTFFTALLSGRISSLRDEHNAVFIDRDPTLFSIILNYLRTKDIDIKNCEIRALRHEAEYYGITPLTKRLALCEDLNHSSCGDVLFYGFLAPPSMPNNESVSSAMDESMLPSTSANSAAPRPGSMVRVPEPSRSHSRNSSWDLRCGRASTSGNNVSNPTGAPMLHSRNPSLDFMRHSRNSSADLNKVIRNEVGMVFSPTQTSNWVDPLRVQIIKAHQNWIAVAYAHFVICYRVKDSNGWQQVFTSPHIDAPIERIAINSKVNTSTAEPIPSKMVAISYGSQIRLWSIQDVGGQKTDIGIFNLNVRVEYLFFIGSQLVALSSSGKIGVWHAMTQHWQIQDLVPVLSFDSAGSFLLLGCNNGSIYYIDMQKFPLRMKDNDLLVTELYKDATLDPITAISVYLTPKTSSISGNWIEIAYGTKSGAVRIIVQHPETAGHGPHLFETFFVHQSPVTKVMLSEKYLVSVCSEYHHVRTWSLTRFRGMLSTQPGSTPEASFKIVSLEATDSNSSYAAGNDFGPYGDYEDMIFVQKVVPETDQLYVRLASNGDRVCVIRSVDSSTISSFCVHECEVASRMGSRFILTGHCNGAIQMWDLTTALSLLSKDEPQQKTNGGPDTNELLRLLDQCEISNSLCSTPCMSPCLSTLGNGSGLAYTSIARMKASNIALLNREHQMPPPPPSPAQVQMQGQQQQQLAAAAAAAVAVAPAPAPAPSAAPPVVIPMIDGNNE